A region from the Medicago truncatula cultivar Jemalong A17 chromosome 6, MtrunA17r5.0-ANR, whole genome shotgun sequence genome encodes:
- the LOC25481235 gene encoding pentatricopeptide repeat-containing protein At1g62930, chloroplastic produces MDGYCLVKEVNKAKSIFNNMAQGGVNPDIQSYNILINGFCKIKMTDAAMNLFEEMHCRKIIPNVVTYNSLIDGLCKSGKISYALKLVDEMHDRGQPPDIITYSSLLDALCKNHHVDKAIALLTKLKDQGLQPNMYTYTILINGLCKGGRPEDAQNIFEDLLVKGYNINVNTYTVMIHVFCNNGMFGEALAMLSKMEENGCIPNAVTYEIIIRSLFDKDENDKAEKLLLEMITRGLL; encoded by the coding sequence ATGGATGGATATTGCCTTGTTAAAGAAGTGAACAAGGCTAAGAGTATATTCAACAATATGGCTCAGGGGGGAGTGAATCCTGATATTCAGAGTTACAATATCTTGATTAATGGGTTTTGTAAGATTAAAATGACCGATGCAGCCATGAATCTCTTTGAAGAAATGCATTGCAGAAAAATTATTCCTAATGTGGTAACTTACAATTCCCTTATCGATGGTTTGTGTAAATCGGGGAAAATCTCTTATGCTTTGAAGCTAGTCGATGAGATGCATGATAGAGGTCAACCACCTGATATAATTACTTACAGTTCTCTATTGGATGCTTTATGCAAAAACCATCATGTTGACAAGGCAATTGCattattaacaaaattgaaagaCCAGGGTCTTCAACCAAATATGTACACATACACTATTCTTATTAATGGACTGTGTAAAGGTGGAAGACCGGAGGATGCACAAAATATTTTTGAGGATCTTTTGGTCAAAGGTTATAATATAAATGTAAACACATATACCGTTATGATCCATGTGTTTTGTAACAACGGCATGTTTGGTGAAGCATTGGCTATGTTgtcaaaaatggaagaaaatggtTGCATTCCAAACGCCGTTACTTATGAAATAATCATCCGTTCTCTGTTTgataaagatgaaaatgataagGCGGAGAAACTTCTTCTTGAAATGATTACGAGAGGGCTATTGTAA